Proteins encoded together in one Impatiens glandulifera chromosome 1, dImpGla2.1, whole genome shotgun sequence window:
- the LOC124927514 gene encoding S-linalool synthase-like: protein MGFGREKTIYCYFSMASATSLPHDSIIRTIVAKSAIIVTVADDFFDTEGSLDELKTLTQAIHRWNWNDLTSHSKKIFDVVDHLVTDISTKLEFRSGRNAMENLREMWRVAFATWMKEATWSKTGYVPSMDEYLDPGRKSIAIDTMILPSTCFLTPGYPISMLNPVYYEPITKLLMVTTRLLNDVQSYQKEEGEGKKNFVLLYLEENTNASVEESIAYVKEMLDGMKKDLLKHALLDGAGGSCKIPKTCRLFHLSCLRIFQMFFNSSILFDTVSDLTHDINRAIYMPLYSKISN, encoded by the exons ATGGGATTTGGGCGTGAAAAAACCATTTATTGCTATTTCTCCATGGCTTCTGCCACTTCATTGCCTCATGACTCTATCATACGGACGATTGTTGCCAAGAGTGCCATAATTGTTACGGTTGCTGACGATTTTTTCGACACTGAAGGTTCCTTAGATGAATTGAAGACATTGACACAAGCCATTCACAG ATGGAATTGGAATGATTTGACGAGCCATTCTAAGAAAATATTTGACGTAGTCGATCACCTCGTGACTGATATCTCGACAAAGCTTGAATTTCGAAGTGGAAGAAATGCGATGGAAAATCTACGTGAAATG TGGAGGGTAGCGTTTGCGACATGGATGAAAGAGGCGACATGGAGCAAAACAGGATATGTTCCATCGATGGATGAATATTTGGACCCCGGTAGAAAATCCATTGCAATCGATACAATGATTCTCCCATCTACTTGTTTCTTGACTCCCGGTTATCCGATCAGCATGCTCAATCCTGTATATTATGAGCCCATCACAAAGTTGCTCATGGTCACAACGCGGTTGTTGAACGATGTTCAAAGTTATCAG AAAGAAGAGGGGGAAGGGAAGAAAAACTTTGTTTTGCTATATTTAGAAGAAAACACAAATGCTTCGGTTGAAGAGTCCATTGCGTATGTGAAAGAAATGCTGGATGGTATGAAGAAAGATTTACTCAAACATGCCCTGTTGGATGGAGCTGGAGGTTCATGCAAAATCCCTAAAACGTGCCGACTTTTTCACTTATCTTGTCTAAGAATATTTCAAATGTTTTTCAACTCTAGCATTCTGTTTGACACAGTCTCGGACCTCACTCACGACATAAACAGGGCGATATACATGCCGCTGTACTCGAAAATTAGTAATTAA
- the LOC124927507 gene encoding S-linalool synthase-like yields the protein MDPPFSSVQALLDEIKRDLMLSSTLSHFPTTFVSPSAYETAWLAMIPQDPQSIKGPMFKGCLDWFINNQKDGGFWGEEDQEGFPTIDALPSTLACIVSLSMWAVGKENVTKDGILISRSNLMPSFTTSEGLDFISKYSEKILVRAKVLHHQLPRWLTIVLPGTIELAQLRGLKIEYSHVFNEMVSELFSHRQQILTMEVLVDKRHNFPLLSYLEALPVSYRLNKQDVLMNLSENGSLFQSPSATTMAYMITGNDQCLKYLECVVKECDNAVPAMYPLDEELIKLYIINQIQRLGLAEHFVEEIDQNLETIHKSYNNHEFTGENIDFTPVNIYKDSLAFRILRMHGYDVSPDKFCWFVYNQDILSHVERNYEQYMSVLYNIYRSSDLVFPEEHQLEKAKSYSIRLLKKSVSQINVNDDNLVAFPNLKHVIAREMNIPWMARLDHYDHRFWIEDNMVPILWVGKASYYRLLPLQNMKLTQLAVRNYEFRQSIYRRELEELKR from the exons ATGGATCCTCCTTTTTCTTCAGTTCAAGCTCTTTTGGATGAGATCAAGAGAGATTTGATGTTATCCTCAACCCTCAGTCATTTCCCAACAACATTTGTTTCCCCATCAGCTTATGAAACTGCTTGGCTGGCCATGATTCCCCAAGACCCACAATCAATAAAGGGTCCAATGTTCAAAGGTTGCTTGGATTGGTTCATAAATAACCAGAAAGATGGAGGGTTTTGGGGAGAAGAAGACCAGGAAGGATTTCCCACCATTGATGCCCTTCCCTCCACTCTAGCATGCATTGTTTCTCTCAGCATGTGGGCAGTTGGCAAAGAAAATGTCACTAAAG ATGGAATATTAATTTCCCGATCTAATTTGATGCCTTCTTTCACCACATCTGAAGGGTTGGATTTCATAAGCAAATATTCTGAAAAAATTCTTGTGAGGGCCAaagttcttcatcatcaacttcCACGCTGGTTAACAATAGTTTTACCAGGAACCATCGAACTTGCTCAATTAAGAGGCCTTAAAATTGAGTATAGTCATGTTTTCAATGAAATGGTGTCTGAATTGTTCTCCCACAGACAACAAATTCTTACAAT GGAGGTGCTTGTGGACAAACGCCACAACTTTCCGTTACTATCATACCTCGAAGCGTTGCCAGTGTCGTATAGACTGAACAAACAAGATGTGTTGATGAATTTGAGTGAAAACGGGTCATTGTTTCAATCTCCATCTGCAACTACAATGGCATATATGATCACTGGAAACGATCAATGCTTGAAATACTTAGAATGTGTAGTAAAGGAATGTGATAATGCAGTTCCAGCCATGTATCCTCTAGACGAAGAACTCATCAAGCTTTATATCATCAACCAAATACAAAGATTAGGATTGGCTGAGCATTTTGTTGAAGAAATTGACCAAAATTTAGAAACTATTCATAAGAGCTACAACAACCATGAATTCACGGGAGAAAACATCGATTTTACCccagtaaatatttataaagacaGCCTGGCCTTTCGTATTCTCCGAATGCATGGTTATGACGTTTCACCAG ACAAGTTTTGTTGGTTTGTTTACAATCAAGACATCCTTTCTCACGTGGAAAGAAACTATGAACAATACATGAGTGTTTTGTATAACATTTATCGTTCCTCGGACCTTGTATTTCCCGAAGAACATCAACTAGAGAAAGCCAAATCCTACTCTATAAGACTGTTAAAGAAAAGTGTTTCTCAAATAAACGTCAACGATGATAATCTTGTGGCTTTCCCCAATTTGAAACATGTG ATTGCTCGTGAGATGAATATTCCATGGATGGCTCGCCTTGATCATTATGACCACAGGTTTTGGATTGAAGATAACATGGTCCCTATCTTATGGGTTGGAAAGGCTTCTTATTATAG GCTGTTGCCTCTTCAAAATATGAAGTTAACGCAACTTGCTGTGAGAAATTATGAGTTCCGACAATCTATTTATAGGAGGGAACTTGAAGAACTAAAAAGGTAA